The Paenibacillus mucilaginosus 3016 genome includes the window AAGGAAGCCATTCAGTTTTACGAGCAAACCATTGGTGCCGAGATTCTTTCCTTTGCGACTTACGGAGACATGCCGAACATGCCTGATACGTTTACCGACGATCAGAAGGGTCTTGTGGCGCATGCGAAACTGAGAGTGGGTGAATCGGAGCTGATGTTTTCGGATGCGCCCGGAGGCTCGCCGATCGAAACCGGGAAACGGGTGACGATCTGCATTACGACGAACGACGTAGAGAAGTCAAAGCGGTTCTTCGATGCTTTGCGGCAAGACGGACATGTCAATATGCCGTTTCAGGAGGAATCTTTCAGCCCCGGATTCGGCGACGTCACGGACAAGTTCGGCGTGACCTTCCAGATCTACACGGAGATGTAAACCAAACCTTGCGAAGAAAGAGCTGCCCACCATGAACAGCCCCCCGTCAAGTAGACAGTACAAAAAATAAAAATCTTAAGCGGCCTTGGTCCTGTATTCCATTGGACTGAGGCCGTTTAGTTTTGCTTGTAATCGTTCGTTATTGTAAAAATCGATGTAAGCCAGAATGTCTCTCTCAAGCTCCTCAAAGGTTTGGTAAGTGTGTAGATAATACTTCTCGCATTTTAAGGTCCCCCAGAAGGATTCCATCGGCCCGTTATCGATACACCGCCCAACCCGGGACATACTTTGAGTCAGTTCGTTATCGTCCAAAAGCTTTTTGAAGTCAAGTGAAGTGTATTGAAATCCTCTGTCACTATGAAGCATTGGTTTGCTTCCTGGAGCTGCTTGCAAGGCTTGCTTCAACGTCTCGAAAACAAGTGGGTTGTTGTTGGAATGCCCCACTACTCTGGAGACGATGGATTTATCATGAAGATCGAGAATCGCGCTTAAATACGCTTTCTGACCGTTGCCGTATTTAAATTCTGTTACATCCGTTACCCATTTCTCATTGGGTTCAGCTGCTTGGAAATTACGATTCAGCACATTCTCGGCCACGTGCTGGGGAGTAGAATGAGGGTATTTCTTTCTCTTCCTGCGGATGACCGACTGGATTCCCTTGACTTTCATCAGCCGGTACACGCGTTTATGGTTAATCGTCTGTCCGGTTTCCTTGCGCATGTGGAGTGTTAATTGGCGGTACCCAAAGGTTTTCTCTACTTTTTCATATATGGACATCATCATCTTTGTCAGCCGCTCATTCTCCTGCTCACGAGAGCTGGGTTTGCGGTTTAACCATTTGTAATAGCTTGAGCGTGCAACTCCTGCGACTTCACACAGAAGTTGAATGCTGATCGACTCCTCTTCCTGAAGCGCTTGGATGGCAAGGTAGACGTTCTCTTGGCGATATTGGCTTAGCTTCGCCTCCTTTGGATTTCCCGTAACTTTTTTAGAAATGCATTCTCCGCCCGAAGCCTCTCCATTTCGTATTCCATCTTCTTCATCTCGAGCTTCTGGCGATCTGCCTCCGTCATCTCTTCCGGCGCCTTCTTTCGCCCCCGGCCATCCTTTAAAGCATCCGCACCGCCGGCTTCGAATTTCTTCACCCATTGATATACTTGCTGGTAGGAGACCTGAAACTGGCCAGCTGTCTTATGATAGTCATGCTGATGTGCCAGGCAATAGTGGACGATATCGATCCTCTCATCCCACGTAGTAGAGCGACCCTTTGTCATAGCTTGTGCTTCCCCTTTGTAGGCTTTTAAGCTGCTATGACCATTATACTTCTTAATCCAGTTAGAAAGCTGCGTTGTACTTGAGATCCTGTATTTGTCGATGATCCGGTATTTTGACAATCCACCCTCTACATAATCTTTCACCGCTTGAAGCTTCAGCTCAGCGCTGTAACTTCGATTGCGAGTACTTCTTTCCAGTCCTTCATACCCATATAGCTTATAACGACGCTGCCATTTCATTAAAGTTGTTTTATTCATACCGTATCTTTTGGTTGCAGCGATAAAACCAATTTTTCCACTTGAAACTTCTTCAAGGATAGCAAGTTTCTCCGTAGCACAGTATTTTTCTTTAGACATGAAAAAGCTCCCCTTACAGTAACAGGTTTTTTATTATTTCACCTGTCTACCGTATGGGGAGCGTATCACCATCCGGTGGCGCTGCTCTTTTTTTATATACAAACGAATTCTTCAATAGGTATTATAGTATTGAAGAATTCTTCCATAAAAGGTGGGCACCGCAATGAACGTAACCGCACCAGAACTTCAGTTATTTGACGACTTGAAGCCCGAGTTAACCTCGTTTTGCTATAGGATGCTAGGGTCTATCGATGACGCAGACGATGCCGTGCAGGAAACCTTCATTCGCGTCTGGCAAAGCTGGAATTCCTTCCGACAGGAATCCTCATTTAAAACATGGGTCTATCGGATCGCATCCAATATATGCCTGGACAAGCTAAGACAAAAAAAACGCCGCATTCGCCCCGTAGACTTCTCCGGCCCTGCGGAATCCATTGTCGAACCTCGCGAGACATTCCCTGACTCGTCTTGGATCTGGCCGGCCCCTGACTTTTCGAATAATCCGGAAGATATTTTCATCCGTAAAGATACACTGCATATCTGTTTTATTACACTCTTACAGATCCTGCCACCCCGTCAACGTGCGGTGATGATTTTGAAGGATGTATTCGAGTGGCCCTCCAAGCAGATCGCAGAGACGTTAGGCATGTCGCCGGCAGCGGTAAACAGCGCTCTGCAGAGAGCCAGAGATACGCTTACGCGGGAACAGCTCCGATCCGATGAATTGAACAGGAGCGAAGAGGCACCGGATCAGGAATTGCTGTCGCGTTATGTGGAAGCCTTCGAGCAATTCGATATCAACGCCTTGGTCGCCTTGTTCCATGAAGAGGGCCGGATGTCGATGCCGCCTTTCCCCATGTGGGTGCGCGGCAAGGACGATTTGTTCAAGTTCTTCACGCTTACGCGCAGTCATTGCGAGGGATCCCGGTTTGTGCCGGTTACGGCGAATGGCGGTTTCCCTGCGTTAGCGCAATATATGCCGAGCAGGGATGAGGAAGGCTTGGTCCCTTGGGGGATTCACATCTTAGAAGTGAAAGACAACAAAGTATTCCACGTCCAAAATTTCATTAATCGAAAATTATTTGCCCGATTCGGGCTTCCGGATCGATTGGACCGATGAATATCGCCGGTTGGCTTCGTCTACAGAAGTGAAAACAAAAACAAGAGAGGGTGTTTTTACAATGAAAACGAATCAACCGACGAAAGTTACCGTGCAGGCCGTCGTTCAAGCGCCGGTAGAGAAGGCATGGAGGTACTGGACCGATCCGGAACACATCACGAAGTGGAATCAAGCTTCAGAGACGTGGCATGCACCGAAGGCGGAAAATGATCTGCGGGTTGGAGGCAGGTTTCTTACCCGGATGGAAGCGAAAGACGGCAGCATGGGGTTTGACTTCTTTGGAATCTACGACGTCGTGAAGCTGCATGAGCAGATTTCATACACAATGGAAGACGGGAGAAAGGTGGAGATCACCTTCATGGATCAAGGGAACGAAACCAAGGTGATTGAAACTTTTGACGCGGAAAGCACCCATTCCATTGAGATGCAGCAGGCGGGATGGCAGGCGATTTTGGATAATTTCAAGAAATATACGGAGGAATCCTAGAATAGGGGGTGATGGTCTTGAAGATCGAGATGAAGACAAATATGGGGATTACGATTGCAAACGACATCTCTAAGGCGCGGCTTTGGACGGCGCGTGCCATGAGCGGAATCGTCGTCCTGTTCATGCTGTTTGATGGGATAGGGAAAATCGCCAAGCCCGCGCCAGTGGTAGAAGGTACGCTTGCACTCGGATTCACCGAGAACCACCTTGCAGCGATGGGAGTTCTAGGTTTGCTCTGCACCCTCCTGTATGCCTTACCGCGAACGCGGTTCTTGGGGGCGCTGCTGCTCACGGGCTACTTGGGAGGCGCGGTGGCTGCACATCTCAGGGTGGATCACCCGTTGTGGTCGCATATGATGTTTCCCGTCTATATCGCCATATTTGCTTGGGGGGCGCTGTGGCTGATCGATCGAAGATTGCGCACTCTTCTCTGGGAACGCGAATAACATTTATACTGCCGCCGAGGAAAAAACGGCGGCTTTTTTTGTTGCGCCGCTGCGGGATTGGCCGCCGTTATATATTGCAATTAGACAGATGATCGGATCCTGCGTAACAGGCGACGTCTCATCGGGAGGACAGGGCGGCCCTTTTTAATTGACGAATTAGGACGATCGTGCTAAAATCCAAATGAATTGGACGATCGTCCTAATATGTTGTAAAATTATGAAGGAGATGTGATCGTGATGTCAAATGACGTATTTGAGCCTGTTCAATTGGGTGACCTGACACTGGCCAATCGGATGGTCATGGCACCGATGACTCGTAATCGTGCCGATGTAAACGGTGTGGTGACGCCCATGATGGTGACCTACTATCAACAACGCGCCACTGCTGGTCTCATCATCACGGAGTCTGTCCCCGTTTCTCCGGAAGCGGTCGGCTACCCGTTCACCCCGGGGATCTACACGGATACTCAAGCGGTTAGCTGGCTCTGCGTGACCGATGCGGTGCACTCGGCCGGCGGCCGAATCTTTCTTCAGCTGCAGCATTGCGGGCGAATCTCCCACCCGAGCTTACAGCCGGACAACGCGACGCCAGTAGCTCCATCGGCGCTGCGGCCGGAGGGGCAAGTTTATACATATAGCGGTAAGCACGATTTTGTAACGCCACGAGCACTTGAGACATCTGAAATTCCGAAGATTGTTGCGCAGTTCAAACGCGCTGCCGAGTTGGCCAAACACGCGGGCTTTGATGGCGTGGAGGTGCACGGCGCTAACGGTTATGTGATCGATCAGTTCCTTCGTGACGGCAGCAACCTCCGCACCGATGCGTATGGAGGCAGCGTGCAGAATCGTATGCGCTTGTTGAACGAAGTCCTCGATGCGGTTTGCACGGTGTGGCAAGCGCAGCGCGTAGGCGTACGCTTGACCCCCGAGAATCGGTTCAACTCCATGTCGGATTCCTCCCCACAGATGCACTTCTCTTATTTCATCAAGCAGTTAAGCAAGCGCGGTTTGGCGTATGTGCATGTACTCGAAGGTGATATGATGGCGAAGAACAGTGAGCTGGACTACCGCGCCTTGCGTTCGAAGTTTTCTGGTCTGTATATCGCGAACAATGGCTATGACTTGGTACGTGCCCAAACGGCAGTACGCAGTGGTGACGCGGACTTGGTTGCTTTTGGAACCCCGTTCTTGGCCAATCCGGATCTGGTAAGGCGCTATCGGGAGAACCTGCCATTAAATGAGGCTGATCAGGCAACATTCTACCAAGGCGGCGAAGCAGGTTACATCGATTATCCCTTTTACCGCGATGAGGAAGAATAAGCAAGCCGACTGACTTTGGAGGTGTGGTCGGCTACGGAGGTTTAGACATGAAGGGTAAAATAACTCGCAAGCACATCGTCGAAATGGCCGACCGGTTGTTCTATCAACGAGGTTATGAACATACCTCCTTAGCGGATATTGCCGATTTCGTTCAAATTTCCAAAGGGAACTTCTATTATCACTTCAAATCGAAGGATGAAATACTGGCTGCCGTGATCCAATTGCGACTTGAGAACACACGGAACATGCTCATGCAATGGGAAGATGAAGGAGAGAAGCCTGAGGATCGTATAAAGAGCTTTATCCACATTCTGATTACGAACCAAGTTGATATTAAAATGTACGGTTGCCCGGTAGGCACGCTGTGCACAGAACTGACGAAGCTGAATCATGCCTCAAAGGCGGAGGCCAACGAGCTGTTAACCTTG containing:
- a CDS encoding VOC family protein, with translation MTVKLTPYINLEGRAKEAIQFYEQTIGAEILSFATYGDMPNMPDTFTDDQKGLVAHAKLRVGESELMFSDAPGGSPIETGKRVTICITTNDVEKSKRFFDALRQDGHVNMPFQEESFSPGFGDVTDKFGVTFQIYTEM
- a CDS encoding sigma-70 family RNA polymerase sigma factor, which produces MNVTAPELQLFDDLKPELTSFCYRMLGSIDDADDAVQETFIRVWQSWNSFRQESSFKTWVYRIASNICLDKLRQKKRRIRPVDFSGPAESIVEPRETFPDSSWIWPAPDFSNNPEDIFIRKDTLHICFITLLQILPPRQRAVMILKDVFEWPSKQIAETLGMSPAAVNSALQRARDTLTREQLRSDELNRSEEAPDQELLSRYVEAFEQFDINALVALFHEEGRMSMPPFPMWVRGKDDLFKFFTLTRSHCEGSRFVPVTANGGFPALAQYMPSRDEEGLVPWGIHILEVKDNKVFHVQNFINRKLFARFGLPDRLDR
- a CDS encoding TetR/AcrR family transcriptional regulator, which codes for MKGKITRKHIVEMADRLFYQRGYEHTSLADIADFVQISKGNFYYHFKSKDEILAAVIQLRLENTRNMLMQWEDEGEKPEDRIKSFIHILITNQVDIKMYGCPVGTLCTELTKLNHASKAEANELLTLFRTWLSRQFVLLGLEADADELALHLLARSQGVATLAQAFQDEEFIKHEVEQMCDWLSCKASARQPAHETGVGP
- a CDS encoding alkene reductase, with product MSNDVFEPVQLGDLTLANRMVMAPMTRNRADVNGVVTPMMVTYYQQRATAGLIITESVPVSPEAVGYPFTPGIYTDTQAVSWLCVTDAVHSAGGRIFLQLQHCGRISHPSLQPDNATPVAPSALRPEGQVYTYSGKHDFVTPRALETSEIPKIVAQFKRAAELAKHAGFDGVEVHGANGYVIDQFLRDGSNLRTDAYGGSVQNRMRLLNEVLDAVCTVWQAQRVGVRLTPENRFNSMSDSSPQMHFSYFIKQLSKRGLAYVHVLEGDMMAKNSELDYRALRSKFSGLYIANNGYDLVRAQTAVRSGDADLVAFGTPFLANPDLVRRYRENLPLNEADQATFYQGGEAGYIDYPFYRDEEE
- a CDS encoding DoxX family protein — its product is MVLKIEMKTNMGITIANDISKARLWTARAMSGIVVLFMLFDGIGKIAKPAPVVEGTLALGFTENHLAAMGVLGLLCTLLYALPRTRFLGALLLTGYLGGAVAAHLRVDHPLWSHMMFPVYIAIFAWGALWLIDRRLRTLLWERE
- a CDS encoding IS3 family transposase (programmed frameshift) → MSKEKYCATEKLAILEEVSSGKIGFIAATKRYGMNKTTLMKWQRRYKLYGYEGLERSTRNRSYSAELKLQAVKDYVEGGLSKYRIIDKYRISSTTQLSNWIKKYNGHSSLKAYKGEAQAMTKGRSTTWDERIDIVHYCLAHQHDYHKTAGQFQVSYQQVYQWVKKFEAGGADALKDGRGRKKAPEEMTEADRQKLEMKKMEYEMERLRAENAFLKKLPGNPKEAKLSQYRQENVYLAIQALQEEESISIQLLCEVAGVARSSYYKWLNRKPSSREQENERLTKMMMSIYEKVEKTFGYRQLTLHMRKETGQTINHKRVYRLMKVKGIQSVIRRKRKKYPHSTPQHVAENVLNRNFQAAEPNEKWVTDVTEFKYGNGQKAYLSAILDLHDKSIVSRVVGHSNNNPLVFETLKQALQAAPGSKPMLHSDRGFQYTSLDFKKLLDDNELTQSMSRVGRCIDNGPMESFWGTLKCEKYYLHTYQTFEELERDILAYIDFYNNERLQAKLNGLSPMEYRTKAA
- a CDS encoding SRPBCC family protein, whose protein sequence is MKTNQPTKVTVQAVVQAPVEKAWRYWTDPEHITKWNQASETWHAPKAENDLRVGGRFLTRMEAKDGSMGFDFFGIYDVVKLHEQISYTMEDGRKVEITFMDQGNETKVIETFDAESTHSIEMQQAGWQAILDNFKKYTEES